The sequence CGATAAATGACGAGATTGACAAGCTGAGGCACTCGGCTACTGCTGCGCTGTTTGAACGAAGGGACGTTATAATAGTTGCAAGCGTTTCGTGTATTTACGGTTTGGGAGACCCGGAAGATTATACTGATTTGATGCTTTCGTTGCGTCCCGGCATGATAAAGGACAGGGATGAAATAATCAGGAAGCTGGTGGACATTCAGTACGAAAGAAATGAAATTGATTTTAAAAGAGGAAAATTCAGGGTCAGGGGTGACATACTGGAGATATTCCCGGCTTCATCTTCTGACAAAGTGATACGGGTGGAGTTTTTCGGAGAAGAAATTGATAGGATTACCGAAGTTGATTCACTGACCGGTGAAATAACCGGAGTATGCTCTCATGTTGCCATTTTTCCGGCTTCCCACTATGCCACGACAAAGGCTAAAATGCAAAGGGCCATAGCTTCAATTGAACAGGAGCTTGAGGAGCGTGTCAGGGAATTAAAATCCCAGGGAAAACTCCTTGAAGCCCAGAGGCTTGAACAGCGGACAAGGTATGACCTTGAAATGATGCAGGAAATAGGGTTTTGCCAAGGTATAGAGAATTATTCGAGACATATAAGCGGAAGAGCTCCGGGCAGTCCGCCTTTTACGCTTATTGATTACTTCCCGAAGGATTTTTTGCTGATAATTGACGAGTCCCATGTGACCATTCCCCAGATTGGAGCCATGTACAACGGTGACCGGTCGAGAAAGGAATCCCTTGTGGAATACGGTTTCAGGCTCCCTTCGGCTTTTGACAACAGACCGCTTACGTTTGAGGAGTTTGAGAAAAAAATCAACCAGGTTATATTTGTCAGTGCTACGCCGGCAAAGTATGAAAGGGAGCATTCGCAGCAGATAGTGGAGCAGATTATAAGGCCTACAGGGTTGCTTGATCCTGAGATTGTTGTGAAACCTGTAAAAGGTCAGATTGACGACCTGATTGGGGAAATAAGTGAAAGAGTACAGAAAAATCAGAGAGTTATGATTACCACCCTTACCAAAAAGATGGCGGAGGATTTGACGGATTATTTGAGGGAGCTTGACTTTAAAGTTGAATATTTGCATTCTGACATTGATACCATTGAGAGAATGGAAATAATACGAAACTTAAGACTTGGAGTTTTTGACGTCCTGGTTGGCATAAATTTGCTAAGAGAAGGTCTGGATATTCCGGAAGTGTCCCTTGTGGCCATTCTGGATGCCGACAAGGAAGGCTTCCTGCGTTCGGAGACCTCATTGATTCAGACTATAGGAAGAGCGGCCAGAAATGTTGAGGGAAAAGTCATAATGTATGCCGATACCATTACGGACTCGATGAGAAGAGCCATTGACGAGACCAACAGAAGAAGAAAGATACAGTCGGAATACAATCAGAAGCACGGTATAACGCCGAAGAGCGTTCAAAAGGGTATAAGGGATGTAATTGAAATTACAAAAGTTGCTGAAGAAGATGCAAAGTACTTTATTCGCGGCGACGAGGATTCGATGGATAAGGATGAAGTTTTGGACCTTATTGAAAAACTCACCAATGAAATGAAGGCGGCAGCGGCGGAACTTCAATTTGAACGGGCTGCGGAGCTCAGGGACAAAATTGCCGAACTGAAAAAGAAAATAGGAGCTTAAAGAAAAAACAAAATGTTAGTTTCAATTAGTCCAGCACGTATACCACTACTTCCTGCAATCCAAATTTCATGGCTTTGTTGTATATTACCGTTTCGCCCGGTTTGTCTTCGCCAAAGAAAATATCTATTTTATTGCCCTTGATTAGGCTTCCGGTATCTTCGGCTATGTATATTCCGTCAAGATGGCTGTATGCCACGGGAAAAGATATGTACACCCTGGTTCCGAGAGGAATGACGGACGGATCCACGGCAACCGTTCTTCCGACTGTGGCGCGTGTTCCGAAGGCTGTAATTCCATACGCAGGATGTTCACGGGTTTTGCCGCAGCTTTTATATGAGAGGTCATATGCCGTAGCCGTCATATTGATTATCCTTTTGCACTGGGGCATGATGTCCGCAATTTCCACCTTTGTGCGTTTGACTTGGGTTTGGGCAGACTTTGCCTCAGTTGCAGAATTTGATTTGGCGGTCAGTTTCGACCTCGAAACAGGTGTGCTTTGGGTTTTTGAAGTATTTTTGCTTTCTATGCTTTTTTTAATTTCAGCAAAGGAAATGTTCGCGGTATTCACAGCTGAAACAGAAGCCAGGGCTCCTTCGGTTTTTGCCGGCATACTTTCTTTGACGAGGCTTGACAATTTTGCACTGTCTGGGGATACCCAGGTGGAACTTGCGAAATTGTGCACATGGCTGGCTGTTTTTTCTGTGATTGAATTGAGAATGTTGTTACCGGCGCAGGTAAGCAGGAAGGTCATCAATGATCCTGCAGCCACGACTTTCAAATCCAAATCCTTTTTACTAAGAATTGATTGGCTGCAGCATTTGACCCGCTCCAAAATGGAAGGTGATTTGGAGGATAAAACGGCTGAATCAACT comes from Acetivibrio thermocellus ATCC 27405 and encodes:
- the uvrB gene encoding excinuclease ABC subunit UvrB → MHKFKLVSDYKPCGDQPEAIDKLVEGINRGYRGQTLLGVTGSGKTFTMANVIERVQKPTLVIAHNKTLAAQLCSEFKEFFPNNCVEYFVSYYDYYQPEAYIPATDTYIEKDSSINDEIDKLRHSATAALFERRDVIIVASVSCIYGLGDPEDYTDLMLSLRPGMIKDRDEIIRKLVDIQYERNEIDFKRGKFRVRGDILEIFPASSSDKVIRVEFFGEEIDRITEVDSLTGEITGVCSHVAIFPASHYATTKAKMQRAIASIEQELEERVRELKSQGKLLEAQRLEQRTRYDLEMMQEIGFCQGIENYSRHISGRAPGSPPFTLIDYFPKDFLLIIDESHVTIPQIGAMYNGDRSRKESLVEYGFRLPSAFDNRPLTFEEFEKKINQVIFVSATPAKYEREHSQQIVEQIIRPTGLLDPEIVVKPVKGQIDDLIGEISERVQKNQRVMITTLTKKMAEDLTDYLRELDFKVEYLHSDIDTIERMEIIRNLRLGVFDVLVGINLLREGLDIPEVSLVAILDADKEGFLRSETSLIQTIGRAARNVEGKVIMYADTITDSMRRAIDETNRRRKIQSEYNQKHGITPKSVQKGIRDVIEITKVAEEDAKYFIRGDEDSMDKDEVLDLIEKLTNEMKAAAAELQFERAAELRDKIAELKKKIGA
- a CDS encoding 3D domain-containing protein, which codes for MGNTIGNIFNCPDLNRVHSRSREYLSEYFQEEEINSLNYPEILEEVLMNAAQLKLNYPEILEEIIRKVDSAVLSSKSPSILERVKCCSQSILSKKDLDLKVVAAGSLMTFLLTCAGNNILNSITEKTASHVHNFASSTWVSPDSAKLSSLVKESMPAKTEGALASVSAVNTANISFAEIKKSIESKNTSKTQSTPVSRSKLTAKSNSATEAKSAQTQVKRTKVEIADIMPQCKRIINMTATAYDLSYKSCGKTREHPAYGITAFGTRATVGRTVAVDPSVIPLGTRVYISFPVAYSHLDGIYIAEDTGSLIKGNKIDIFFGEDKPGETVIYNKAMKFGLQEVVVYVLD